A single region of the Actinoplanes sp. SE50/110 genome encodes:
- a CDS encoding GGDEF domain-containing protein gives MQRSTTLGRQRPRPPWGLIVIAGCYLVLAGAFLATRGSAAFFATVIPVGFLSGNIIALGFGVRAARHRGLPGRSRRAWALIAVSSAALILSIVGYAATGQAGNTAVVPSLGDLAHALFPPAMLAGLLTFPTTGRSRREATKNLLDVLTVVGCGFMILWFLVIGPTVAAGGLSALQLATAMGYPLGDLALLLGAVIVLVRGTTADRKPVLFLITALSFLIVGDAYLGYIKSHPHAGGTPTWQLGCWLTAWYLMAFAAALQCHQASRQHLAERQEEPLRRVSSLPYLATGVAYLVLFWAAWLAGLYPWAGLVAGAALVTGAVAARQLVALRENHQLVVTDNLTGLANRRQLHASLARALERSRRLDTPIGVLQIDMNGFKQINDTLGHEAGDAMLVAFAKVLKDSVLGSDTVARLGGDEFAVVMNNCGGSAGAVTVAQRIIDAMAEPVMIAGQPRRPGASIGVAVMEATALPDSNAEAIRKLLYDADLAMYAAKLQKPANAWSLHVPDPEPNLTAFADQGSDLR, from the coding sequence ATGCAGCGAAGCACGACACTCGGCCGGCAGAGACCGCGTCCGCCGTGGGGCCTGATCGTGATAGCCGGCTGCTACCTGGTGCTCGCCGGCGCATTCCTGGCGACCCGGGGCAGCGCCGCCTTCTTCGCGACCGTGATTCCGGTGGGCTTCCTGTCCGGCAACATCATCGCTCTGGGTTTCGGTGTCCGCGCCGCCCGTCACCGGGGGTTGCCGGGCCGGTCGCGACGGGCATGGGCGCTGATCGCGGTGAGCTCGGCCGCCCTCATCCTGTCGATCGTCGGCTACGCCGCGACGGGCCAGGCCGGGAACACGGCCGTCGTGCCGTCGCTCGGTGATCTGGCGCACGCGCTCTTCCCCCCGGCGATGCTGGCCGGTCTGCTCACCTTCCCCACCACCGGCCGCAGCCGCCGGGAGGCGACGAAGAACCTGCTGGACGTGCTGACCGTGGTGGGCTGCGGGTTCATGATCCTCTGGTTCCTGGTCATCGGGCCCACGGTCGCCGCCGGTGGCCTGTCCGCCCTGCAGTTGGCCACCGCGATGGGCTACCCGCTCGGCGATCTGGCGTTGCTGCTGGGTGCCGTCATCGTGCTGGTGCGGGGCACCACAGCCGACCGCAAGCCGGTGTTGTTCCTGATCACCGCGCTGTCCTTCCTGATCGTCGGCGACGCCTATCTCGGTTACATCAAGAGCCACCCGCACGCCGGCGGCACCCCGACGTGGCAGCTGGGCTGCTGGCTGACCGCCTGGTACCTGATGGCCTTCGCCGCCGCCCTGCAGTGCCACCAGGCGAGCCGGCAGCATCTCGCCGAGCGCCAGGAGGAGCCGCTGCGGCGGGTGAGCTCCCTGCCGTACCTCGCGACCGGGGTGGCGTACCTGGTGCTGTTCTGGGCGGCCTGGCTGGCCGGTCTCTACCCGTGGGCCGGTCTGGTGGCCGGAGCCGCCCTGGTCACCGGGGCGGTCGCCGCCCGGCAGCTGGTGGCGCTCCGGGAGAACCACCAGCTGGTCGTGACGGACAATCTCACCGGCCTGGCGAACCGCAGACAGCTGCATGCCAGCCTGGCGCGCGCTCTGGAGCGCAGCCGCCGCCTGGACACCCCGATCGGTGTGCTGCAAATCGACATGAACGGCTTCAAGCAGATCAATGACACGCTCGGCCACGAGGCCGGCGACGCCATGCTGGTCGCGTTCGCCAAGGTCTTGAAGGACAGCGTTCTCGGGTCGGACACCGTGGCCCGGCTCGGCGGCGACGAGTTCGCGGTGGTGATGAACAACTGTGGCGGCAGTGCCGGCGCGGTCACGGTGGCCCAGCGGATCATCGATGCGATGGCCGAGCCGGTCATGATCGCCGGCCAGCCGCGCCGGCCGGGGGCCAGCATCGGGGTCGCCGTCATGGAAGCGACGGCGCTGCCGGACAGCAACGCCGAAGCGATCCGGAAGCTGCTGTACGACGCGGACCTCGCGATGTACGCCGCGAAACTGCAGAAGCCGGCGAACGCCTGGTCCCTGCACGTCCCGGACCCCGAGCCGAACCTGACGGCCTTCGCGGACCAGGGCAGCGACCTGAGGTGA
- a CDS encoding sensor histidine kinase — MTAPTRPPAPRALRPGHRVVIDCGLAACYGLIIGAVATHPARSGVASLGAGSLGVVAIVLGRRLPLVALGLLATGCWLSSAFRPAAGTLAMLAAVPMLFLLFSSALRGGRVVVAGSLLLALAGAAGTAQPRPGLRGGVLVYALLFCTAWAVGLAVGRQRRYDRELVRYHALLGEVEADRARRAAARERMRIARELHDVVAHSMSVITVQAALGELVIAERPAEAGAALGVIQRTGREALADLRRLLKVLRSDETDDGAVAVSPMPGLADLDGLVARTAQAGVRVEVRVEGPIRTLAPGVDLSAYRIIQEALTNVVRHAGTDVARVVVRYGRDDVAVEVIDEGVGAAAAGNPAGGLGLAGMRERAAVYGGECSAQPLPGRGFRVVARLPLSAGGGA; from the coding sequence GTGACCGCACCAACGCGTCCACCCGCGCCCCGGGCCCTGCGCCCGGGACACCGCGTGGTGATCGACTGCGGCCTCGCCGCCTGCTACGGCCTGATCATCGGGGCCGTGGCGACTCACCCGGCCCGTTCCGGCGTCGCGTCGCTCGGCGCCGGCTCGCTCGGCGTGGTGGCGATCGTCCTCGGCCGGCGTCTTCCCTTGGTGGCGCTGGGGCTTCTGGCAACCGGGTGCTGGCTCAGCTCGGCCTTCCGGCCGGCCGCCGGCACCCTGGCCATGCTCGCCGCCGTTCCGATGCTGTTCCTGCTCTTCAGCTCCGCGCTCCGGGGCGGGCGCGTGGTCGTCGCCGGGAGTCTGCTGCTGGCGCTGGCCGGCGCCGCGGGCACCGCGCAGCCGCGGCCGGGCCTGCGCGGCGGGGTTCTGGTGTACGCGCTGCTCTTCTGCACGGCGTGGGCCGTCGGGCTCGCGGTGGGCCGGCAGCGGCGCTACGACAGGGAACTGGTGCGCTACCACGCCCTGCTCGGTGAGGTCGAGGCGGACCGGGCCCGGCGTGCGGCCGCCCGGGAGCGGATGCGGATCGCGCGGGAGCTGCACGACGTGGTGGCCCACAGCATGAGCGTGATCACGGTGCAGGCGGCTCTCGGCGAGCTCGTCATCGCCGAGCGGCCCGCCGAGGCCGGCGCCGCGCTCGGCGTCATCCAGCGCACCGGACGTGAGGCGCTCGCCGATCTGCGCCGGCTGCTCAAGGTGCTGCGCAGCGACGAGACGGACGACGGCGCGGTGGCTGTGTCGCCGATGCCGGGGCTCGCGGATCTGGACGGGCTCGTGGCCCGGACCGCGCAGGCAGGTGTCCGGGTCGAGGTGCGCGTCGAGGGCCCGATACGGACGCTGGCGCCCGGCGTGGACCTCTCGGCGTACCGGATCATTCAGGAGGCGCTGACGAACGTGGTCCGGCACGCCGGCACCGACGTGGCGCGGGTCGTCGTCCGGTACGGCCGGGACGACGTGGCCGTCGAGGTGATCGACGAGGGCGTCGGCGCGGCCGCGGCGGGCAACCCGGCCGGCGGGTTGGGGCTGGCCGGCATGCGGGAACGGGCGGCGGTGTACGGCGGCGAGTGCAGCGCTCAGCCGCTGCCCGGCCGGGGCTTCCGAGTCGTGGCCCGGCTGCCGCTGTCCGCCGGGGGCGGCGCGTGA
- a CDS encoding response regulator transcription factor: MTIRVLVADDQHLMRAGLRGIVDAAAGLTVVAEAANGLQAVTLARRHCPDVVLMDIRMPELDGIEATRVITGDTPARVLVLTTFDLDEYVYAALRAGASGFLLKDTAPADLHTAIRVVAAGDALLAPGVTRRLIAEFAARPGPVAPGAGVPPGWAAVTGRERQVLALVAEGLSNAEIGARLHITAGTAKTHVGSLLTKLDARDRVQLVVLAYRGGLVPLR, translated from the coding sequence GTGACGATCCGGGTCCTCGTCGCCGACGACCAGCATCTGATGCGGGCGGGACTGCGCGGGATCGTCGACGCCGCCGCCGGTCTGACCGTCGTGGCGGAGGCGGCGAACGGACTGCAGGCCGTGACCCTGGCCCGGCGCCACTGCCCGGACGTCGTGCTGATGGACATCCGGATGCCGGAGCTGGACGGGATCGAGGCCACGCGCGTCATCACCGGGGACACCCCCGCGCGGGTGCTGGTGCTGACCACCTTCGACCTCGACGAGTACGTGTACGCCGCGCTCCGGGCGGGTGCCAGCGGCTTCCTTCTCAAGGACACCGCGCCGGCTGACCTGCACACGGCCATCCGCGTGGTCGCGGCGGGCGACGCGCTGCTCGCTCCCGGTGTCACCCGCCGCCTCATCGCCGAGTTCGCGGCCCGGCCCGGCCCGGTGGCGCCGGGCGCCGGGGTCCCGCCCGGGTGGGCTGCGGTCACCGGCCGGGAACGACAGGTGCTGGCGCTGGTCGCTGAGGGCTTGTCCAACGCCGAGATCGGGGCCCGCCTGCACATCACGGCGGGCACCGCGAAGACACACGTCGGAAGCCTGCTGACCAAACTGGACGCCCGTGACCGCGTCCAGCTGGTCGTCCTGGCCTATCGCGGCGGCCTGGTGCCGCTGCGGTGA
- a CDS encoding serine hydrolase, translated as MRSHQGKRRLLLLASVVALTASLLAGTPGAAAPAGHSAQATLDSVLAAQYAKSPLVPGIGARVDAPGLHWTAAVGHDDRAAGTPLRTDVTFRIASVTKTFTAAAVLALADRHRLDLDAPVARYLPRPYPQLLRRGGYRPDLITVRHLLAHTSGLYDYGEDAGYQEAVLSDLHRHWTPAEQIRWAMDHGAPYGRPGERYHYADTGYVLLARIIESVTGMAQATAYRHLLPFSRLGLTATWFETLEPAPGHAADRREHQYYIDPTSGTALDAYSADPSFDLYGGGGLVSSLADLDRFYRGLLEGRVISRSSLATMLAVTPGAEGDRAGMGIFSRTLDGVTCWWHNGFWGAAALYCPRYRLAVSVTTGAFVADPEHATPGAITDAAALADAAIGLLRAKG; from the coding sequence GTGAGATCACATCAGGGGAAGCGGCGTCTGCTTTTGCTCGCATCGGTCGTCGCGCTGACCGCGAGTCTGCTCGCCGGCACGCCCGGCGCCGCCGCACCGGCCGGTCACTCCGCCCAGGCCACTCTGGACAGCGTGCTGGCCGCTCAATATGCCAAGTCGCCACTGGTGCCGGGAATCGGCGCCCGGGTCGACGCGCCGGGCCTGCACTGGACGGCGGCGGTCGGCCACGACGATCGGGCGGCCGGCACCCCGCTGCGCACCGACGTCACCTTCCGGATCGCCTCGGTCACCAAGACCTTCACCGCGGCGGCCGTCCTCGCTCTGGCCGACCGGCACCGGCTGGACCTCGACGCACCCGTCGCCAGGTATCTGCCCCGCCCGTATCCGCAGCTGCTGCGCCGCGGGGGCTACCGCCCGGACCTGATCACGGTGCGGCACCTGCTCGCCCACACCAGCGGCCTCTACGACTACGGCGAGGACGCCGGCTACCAGGAGGCCGTGCTGAGCGACCTGCACCGCCACTGGACCCCGGCCGAGCAGATCCGATGGGCGATGGACCACGGCGCACCGTACGGCCGCCCGGGCGAGCGTTACCACTACGCGGACACCGGCTACGTTCTCCTGGCCCGCATCATCGAGTCCGTCACCGGCATGGCTCAGGCCACCGCGTACCGCCACCTGCTGCCCTTCTCCCGGCTCGGCCTGACGGCGACCTGGTTCGAGACGCTGGAGCCGGCCCCCGGCCACGCTGCGGACCGGCGCGAGCACCAGTACTACATCGACCCCACCTCCGGCACCGCCCTGGACGCCTACTCCGCCGACCCGTCCTTCGACCTGTACGGCGGTGGCGGGCTGGTCTCCAGCCTGGCGGATCTCGACCGTTTCTACCGCGGGCTGCTGGAGGGCCGGGTCATCAGCCGGTCCTCGCTGGCCACCATGCTGGCCGTCACGCCGGGCGCTGAGGGTGACCGGGCGGGCATGGGCATCTTCTCCCGCACCCTCGACGGCGTCACCTGCTGGTGGCACAACGGGTTCTGGGGCGCCGCCGCACTGTACTGCCCGCGATACCGGCTGGCCGTGTCCGTCACCACCGGCGCCTTCGTCGCCGATCCCGAGCACGCGACACCCGGCGCCATCACCGACGCGGCCGCCCTCGCGGACGCGGCGATCGGCCTGCTGCGGGCCAAGGGCTGA
- a CDS encoding CPBP family intramembrane glutamic endopeptidase produces MILDVKAVVRAHPVLSAVVVTVLWHAALYAAVQVLPRTVPEPSADLVATVANLVAAGVPLAAVALLRWWRQAGLGRPVTRRLRLTVPVLLVNLTYAAPGLTGGAARYAATASLCLAVGVSEEMLSRGVVQRMLWPLGRTRATVGVAVLFGLGHALSAVWFSRPWDDSVVQVVTTTAFGFAYAALRWHLGSIWPLVVLHAMDDFFQLRSPGAAPLWWQAAVVLVFVGYGGWLLRQPGSATPPAAS; encoded by the coding sequence ATGATTCTCGATGTGAAGGCTGTCGTGCGCGCTCATCCGGTCCTCTCCGCCGTGGTGGTGACGGTGCTGTGGCACGCGGCGCTCTACGCCGCGGTGCAAGTGCTGCCCCGCACCGTGCCGGAGCCGTCGGCCGACCTCGTCGCGACCGTCGCGAACCTCGTCGCGGCCGGGGTGCCCCTGGCCGCGGTGGCGCTGCTGCGCTGGTGGCGGCAGGCCGGCCTCGGCCGGCCGGTGACCCGTCGCCTCCGGCTGACGGTGCCGGTCCTGCTGGTGAACCTGACCTATGCCGCTCCCGGACTCACCGGCGGTGCGGCGCGGTACGCCGCCACCGCGTCGCTGTGCCTGGCCGTCGGGGTCAGCGAGGAGATGCTCAGCCGCGGGGTGGTGCAGCGCATGCTGTGGCCGCTCGGCCGGACCCGCGCCACGGTGGGCGTCGCTGTGCTGTTCGGCCTCGGCCACGCGCTGAGCGCGGTGTGGTTCAGCCGGCCCTGGGATGACTCGGTCGTCCAGGTGGTGACCACCACGGCATTCGGCTTCGCCTATGCCGCGCTGCGCTGGCACCTGGGTTCGATCTGGCCGTTGGTGGTGCTGCACGCCATGGACGACTTCTTCCAGTTGCGCAGCCCGGGGGCGGCGCCCCTGTGGTGGCAGGCCGCCGTGGTCCTGGTCTTCGTCGGCTACGGCGGTTGGTTGCTGAGGCAGCCCGGAAGCGCCACGCCGCCGGCGGCGAGCTGA
- a CDS encoding SRPBCC family protein gives MLDRLSVRRTVVVYGPRAADHVWDSYVRPQRWPEWSPQIRSVDYPAETLRPHTGGVVHGPVGLRAGFRITGVDPAGPVRSWTWSVSMLGVRLVLRHTVEPVAGGTRTGLTVDGPAPLVIGYLPVARSALRRLVSRDR, from the coding sequence GTGCTGGATCGGTTGTCCGTGCGCCGCACCGTGGTGGTGTACGGGCCGCGCGCCGCGGACCACGTGTGGGACAGCTACGTACGGCCGCAGCGCTGGCCGGAGTGGTCGCCGCAGATCCGGTCGGTGGATTACCCCGCCGAGACACTCCGCCCGCACACCGGCGGCGTCGTGCACGGGCCGGTCGGGCTCCGGGCCGGATTCCGGATCACCGGCGTCGACCCGGCCGGTCCGGTGCGCAGCTGGACGTGGTCGGTGTCGATGCTCGGCGTCCGGCTCGTTCTGCGGCACACCGTCGAGCCGGTCGCCGGCGGCACCCGGACCGGGCTCACCGTGGACGGACCCGCTCCGCTGGTGATCGGTTACCTGCCGGTCGCCCGGTCGGCGCTGCGTCGCCTGGTCAGCCGGGACCGGTGA
- a CDS encoding TipAS antibiotic-recognition domain-containing protein: MSISTIDTEDADRCRRALAEEQAASLAATANWAHVDKDRVHRDWHDLYGEIAAAITAGAQPRDEAVQELIARHHAVVSRFYTPSMDAYLGMALLYAEDEDMRTWHTSYHPRMVEFLGAAIRHYTDTRR, from the coding sequence ATGAGCATTTCCACGATCGACACCGAGGATGCCGACCGCTGCCGGCGCGCGCTCGCCGAGGAGCAGGCCGCCAGCCTCGCCGCGACCGCCAACTGGGCGCACGTCGACAAGGACCGGGTCCATCGCGACTGGCACGACCTGTACGGCGAGATCGCCGCCGCCATCACCGCAGGCGCCCAGCCGCGGGACGAGGCGGTCCAGGAACTGATCGCCCGGCACCACGCCGTCGTCAGCCGGTTCTACACCCCCAGCATGGACGCCTACCTCGGGATGGCACTGCTCTACGCCGAGGATGAGGACATGCGCACCTGGCACACCTCCTACCACCCCCGGATGGTCGAGTTCCTCGGCGCGGCGATCCGGCACTACACCGACACGCGCCGCTGA